One part of the Syngnathus acus chromosome 17, fSynAcu1.2, whole genome shotgun sequence genome encodes these proteins:
- the nadkb gene encoding NAD kinase b isoform X1, with protein sequence MENSEGGTSSEADGDTPQTSSCPNRASDPARPSSSEQREARRLREAKQQQHQQERRRRRRRGEGQEQLLRETARRRLPGQREHSEACGSVSDAAESSPKRRAHFLHGPYPATHFGPKACILPNPTSVMHIQDPSSQRLTWNKPPVNVLVIRKIRDETLAEPFKELCRFLVEEKQMMVYVERRVADDGTLSKDENFGSIRNQLCTFREGYDDISDCIDLIICLGGDGTLLYASSLFQGSVPPVMAFHLGSLGFLTPFKFESYKTEVDKVFEGNAAITLRSRLKVKVVKDMFLPQLQQREQEQEVNGLVPHRYTNSEAGKVTLQLQVLNEVVVDRGPSSYLSNVDLYLDGRLITSVQGDGVIVSTPTGSTAYAAAAGASMIHPNVPAIMVTPICPHSLSFRPIVVPAGVELMITLSPDARNTAWVSFDGRKRQEIQHGDCIKITTSCFPVPSICCHDLVYDWFESLAQCLHWNVRKQQTRLTEASDTSDTEN encoded by the exons ATGGAGAACTCCGAGGGCGGCACGTCGTCGGAGGCCGACGGTGACACGCCGCAAACGTCATCTTGCCCGAACCGAGCATCCGACCCGGCGCGGCCTTCATCTTCCGAGCAGCGTGAGGCCAGGAGACTGCGTGAagccaagcagcagcagcatcaacaagaacggcggcggcggcgacggcggGGGGAGGGACAGGAACAGCTGCTCCGAGAGACTGCGCGCCGGAGGTTGCCGGGCCAACGCGAGCACTCGGAGGCGTGCGGCTCAGTGAGCGACGCAGCGGAAAGTTCGCCTAAGAG GAGAGCTCACTTCCTTCATGGACCCTATCCAGCCACTCACTTTGGACCCAAAGCCTGCATTCTTCCCAACCCCACTTCAGTCAT GCACATCCAAGACCCTTCAAGCCAGCGTCTCACCTGGAATAAACCTCCCGTCAACGTCCTGGTCATCAGGAAGATTCGAGACGAGACCCTGGCGGAGCCTTTCAAAGAGTTGTGTCGCTTTCTAGTGGAG GAGAAGCAAATGATGGTGTACGTGGAGCGGCGCGTGGCCGACGACGGGACACTGTCCAAGGACGAAAACTTTGGCTCCATCCGAAACCAGCTGTGCACGTTTAGAGAGG GCTACGACGACATCTCGGACTGCATCGATCTGATCATCTGCCTGGGCGGGGACGGCACGCTGCTCTACGCCTCTTCTCTCTTCCAG GGCAGCGTTCCCCCGGTGATGGCGTTCCACCTGGGCTCCCTGGGCTTCCTGACGCCCTTTAAGTTTGAATCGTACAAGACCGAAGTGGACAAAGTCTTTGAAG GTAACGCGGCTATCACCTTGCGGAGTCGGCTGAaggtgaaagtggtgaaggaCATGTTCCTACCGCAGCTGCAGCAGCGGGAACAGGAACAGGAAGTCAACGGGCTCGTTCCTCACCGTTACACCAACAGCGAAGCGGGCAAGGTCACCCTGCAGCTTCAG GTTCTGAACGAGGTGGTGGTGGACCGCGGGCCTTCGTCCTACCTGTCCAATGTGGACTTATACCTGGACGGGCGTCTCATCACCTCCGTGCAAGGCGACG GCGTGATCGTCTCTACGCCAACGGGCAGCACGGCGtatgcggcggcggcgggggcgTCCATGATCCACCCCAACGTGCCGGCCATCATGGTGACGCCCATCTGCCCACACTCGCTCTCCTTCAGACCCATTGTGGTGCCCGCCGGAGTGGAGCTCATG ATTACCTTATCTCCTGACGCCAGGAATACAGCCTGGGTGTCGTTCGATGGCCGGAAGAGACAAGAGATCCAGCATGGCGACTG CATCAAGATCACAACGTCATGCTTCCCCGTGCCATCCATCTGCTGCCACGACCTGGTGTACGACTGGTTCGAGAGCCTGGCGCAGTGTCTGCACTGGAACGTGCGCAAGCAGCAGACGCGCCTCACTGAGGCGTCTGACACGTCGGACACGGAGAACTGA
- the nadkb gene encoding NAD kinase b isoform X2 yields the protein MPVSHHAKGEREKRHIQDPSSQRLTWNKPPVNVLVIRKIRDETLAEPFKELCRFLVEEKQMMVYVERRVADDGTLSKDENFGSIRNQLCTFREGYDDISDCIDLIICLGGDGTLLYASSLFQGSVPPVMAFHLGSLGFLTPFKFESYKTEVDKVFEGNAAITLRSRLKVKVVKDMFLPQLQQREQEQEVNGLVPHRYTNSEAGKVTLQLQVLNEVVVDRGPSSYLSNVDLYLDGRLITSVQGDGVIVSTPTGSTAYAAAAGASMIHPNVPAIMVTPICPHSLSFRPIVVPAGVELMITLSPDARNTAWVSFDGRKRQEIQHGDCIKITTSCFPVPSICCHDLVYDWFESLAQCLHWNVRKQQTRLTEASDTSDTEN from the exons atGCCGGTGAGCCATCATGCTAAGGGGGAGCGAGAAAAAAG GCACATCCAAGACCCTTCAAGCCAGCGTCTCACCTGGAATAAACCTCCCGTCAACGTCCTGGTCATCAGGAAGATTCGAGACGAGACCCTGGCGGAGCCTTTCAAAGAGTTGTGTCGCTTTCTAGTGGAG GAGAAGCAAATGATGGTGTACGTGGAGCGGCGCGTGGCCGACGACGGGACACTGTCCAAGGACGAAAACTTTGGCTCCATCCGAAACCAGCTGTGCACGTTTAGAGAGG GCTACGACGACATCTCGGACTGCATCGATCTGATCATCTGCCTGGGCGGGGACGGCACGCTGCTCTACGCCTCTTCTCTCTTCCAG GGCAGCGTTCCCCCGGTGATGGCGTTCCACCTGGGCTCCCTGGGCTTCCTGACGCCCTTTAAGTTTGAATCGTACAAGACCGAAGTGGACAAAGTCTTTGAAG GTAACGCGGCTATCACCTTGCGGAGTCGGCTGAaggtgaaagtggtgaaggaCATGTTCCTACCGCAGCTGCAGCAGCGGGAACAGGAACAGGAAGTCAACGGGCTCGTTCCTCACCGTTACACCAACAGCGAAGCGGGCAAGGTCACCCTGCAGCTTCAG GTTCTGAACGAGGTGGTGGTGGACCGCGGGCCTTCGTCCTACCTGTCCAATGTGGACTTATACCTGGACGGGCGTCTCATCACCTCCGTGCAAGGCGACG GCGTGATCGTCTCTACGCCAACGGGCAGCACGGCGtatgcggcggcggcgggggcgTCCATGATCCACCCCAACGTGCCGGCCATCATGGTGACGCCCATCTGCCCACACTCGCTCTCCTTCAGACCCATTGTGGTGCCCGCCGGAGTGGAGCTCATG ATTACCTTATCTCCTGACGCCAGGAATACAGCCTGGGTGTCGTTCGATGGCCGGAAGAGACAAGAGATCCAGCATGGCGACTG CATCAAGATCACAACGTCATGCTTCCCCGTGCCATCCATCTGCTGCCACGACCTGGTGTACGACTGGTTCGAGAGCCTGGCGCAGTGTCTGCACTGGAACGTGCGCAAGCAGCAGACGCGCCTCACTGAGGCGTCTGACACGTCGGACACGGAGAACTGA